The following proteins are encoded in a genomic region of Thiomicrospira sp. R3:
- the pheT gene encoding phenylalanine--tRNA ligase subunit beta: MKLSEQWLRDWVNPAWDTQALAEALSLAGLEVDGIEAVAPAFSGVVIARVVQVEKHPDAEKLNVTQVDIGSGELIQIVCGAPNVSVGIKVPCALVGARLPGDFMIKKAKLRGVESLGMLCSGEELGLVQDYDGLRILPSDAPLGLDIRQYLALDDVMLDVDLTPNRADCLSVEGLAREIALISSAQLSQPYESYQLKGQGSCTQAVEVLDSQACPKYLGCTLEGFNNAAETPDWMVRRLERSGIRPISLIVDITNYVMLELGQPMHAFDADRLTGTVQVRYAKLGESLVTLDSKELVLNEQTLVIADDSAVIALAGVMGGLETSVTDTTCRLFIECAHFSPLAIVGKARQYGLHTDSSHRFERGVDPLLPERALNRALQLLTDIAGGQVSQWVSVVDSSALIEPAELVLRRERLHKLLGAQIEDCFVDDVLVRLGCQVVKVDQGWSVKAPSYRFDLQIEVDLIEEVARIYGYNNLPDSQVGMPLSLKPLPESEQDTHMLRQAMLQRGYHEVITYSFVDEKALQKLSPEIPYVLLQNPISEDMKAMRTSLFPGLLQTLSYNQKRQQSRIRIFETGLMFSLEEGHIQQTPVMGGLIAGEAYPFGWANDTRIVDFYDLKGDVENLLAMSHLHGRVHFLPTQSPEFHPGQCAAILLDEQHIGIMGQLHPQWSKSFGVSGVVFMFQLFMDSLLTMQVPKVTGISKFPEVQRDLAFVIKRSIAVQALVETVKQVESNLLQDVQVFDIYQGQGVADSDKSVALSLRIQHQDRTLQDNEVDELVQSIITHVKKTLAAELR; the protein is encoded by the coding sequence ATGAAATTAAGTGAACAGTGGCTAAGAGATTGGGTGAATCCAGCTTGGGATACGCAAGCATTAGCAGAGGCATTAAGTCTCGCTGGTTTGGAGGTAGATGGCATTGAGGCTGTGGCTCCTGCTTTCAGTGGTGTGGTTATTGCACGGGTTGTGCAAGTTGAAAAACACCCGGATGCGGAAAAATTAAATGTAACCCAGGTGGATATTGGTTCGGGTGAGTTGATTCAGATCGTTTGTGGTGCACCTAATGTTAGTGTAGGTATTAAGGTGCCATGCGCTTTAGTAGGTGCAAGGCTTCCTGGTGATTTTATGATCAAAAAAGCCAAACTTCGTGGTGTTGAATCGTTGGGTATGTTGTGCTCGGGCGAAGAGTTGGGTTTAGTGCAGGATTACGATGGTCTGAGAATTTTACCTTCAGATGCACCCTTAGGGCTTGATATACGTCAGTATCTTGCGCTTGATGATGTAATGCTTGATGTTGACTTAACCCCTAATCGCGCTGATTGTTTGAGCGTAGAAGGTTTAGCTCGCGAGATAGCACTCATCAGTTCAGCCCAGCTTTCACAGCCTTATGAATCTTATCAGCTCAAAGGCCAAGGTTCTTGTACACAAGCTGTTGAGGTTTTAGACAGCCAGGCCTGCCCTAAGTACTTGGGTTGTACGCTAGAAGGCTTTAATAACGCTGCTGAAACACCCGATTGGATGGTGCGTCGACTAGAGCGTTCGGGTATTCGCCCGATTAGCTTGATTGTGGATATCACTAATTACGTTATGCTTGAGCTTGGCCAACCTATGCACGCCTTTGATGCAGATAGGCTAACAGGTACGGTACAAGTTCGTTATGCTAAGCTAGGTGAAAGCTTAGTCACCTTGGATAGTAAAGAGTTGGTGCTTAATGAGCAGACGTTGGTTATTGCTGATGATTCAGCTGTCATTGCGTTAGCGGGTGTGATGGGTGGTTTAGAGACCTCGGTCACAGATACAACCTGTCGATTGTTTATTGAGTGCGCCCATTTTTCGCCTCTAGCGATTGTCGGTAAGGCACGTCAGTATGGTCTTCATACCGATTCATCACATAGGTTTGAGCGTGGTGTTGATCCGTTGTTGCCAGAGCGTGCTTTAAATCGAGCACTACAGCTGTTAACAGATATTGCAGGAGGTCAGGTTTCACAATGGGTTAGTGTCGTTGATTCTTCTGCCCTTATTGAACCTGCTGAGCTGGTGTTACGTAGAGAGCGTCTACATAAATTGCTAGGCGCACAGATTGAAGATTGTTTTGTTGATGATGTGTTGGTTCGCTTAGGCTGTCAGGTAGTTAAAGTTGATCAGGGATGGTCAGTGAAGGCTCCTTCGTATCGCTTTGATTTACAAATTGAGGTGGATTTGATTGAAGAGGTGGCTCGTATTTACGGCTATAACAATCTGCCAGATAGTCAGGTCGGTATGCCTTTAAGCCTTAAGCCACTTCCGGAGTCGGAACAAGACACCCATATGTTACGCCAAGCAATGCTGCAGCGGGGGTATCATGAAGTGATTACTTATAGTTTTGTTGATGAGAAAGCGCTGCAGAAACTATCCCCTGAAATCCCCTATGTTCTGTTACAAAACCCTATTTCAGAAGATATGAAGGCTATGCGTACTTCATTATTTCCTGGCCTGCTACAAACGCTAAGTTATAACCAGAAGCGTCAGCAATCCCGTATTCGTATTTTTGAAACCGGTTTAATGTTTAGCTTAGAAGAAGGTCACATTCAGCAAACCCCGGTTATGGGCGGGCTGATTGCGGGTGAGGCGTATCCTTTTGGTTGGGCAAATGATACACGGATAGTAGATTTTTATGACTTAAAAGGCGATGTTGAAAACTTATTAGCTATGAGTCACTTGCATGGTCGTGTTCATTTCTTACCTACTCAGTCTCCCGAGTTTCATCCTGGTCAATGTGCTGCGATTTTGCTGGATGAGCAGCATATTGGTATCATGGGGCAATTGCATCCCCAGTGGAGCAAGTCATTTGGTGTAAGTGGTGTTGTATTTATGTTTCAGCTATTTATGGATAGTTTATTAACGATGCAGGTTCCTAAAGTTACAGGTATTTCTAAGTTCCCTGAAGTGCAGCGTGACCTAGCATTTGTGATTAAACGTTCTATAGCTGTTCAAGCTTTAGTTGAGACTGTTAAGCAGGTCGAGTCTAATTTATTGCAAGATGTTCAGGTGTTTGATATTTATCAAGGGCAGGGTGTTGCAGATTCAGATAAAAGTGTCGCGCTGAGTTTAAGGATTCAACATCAAGACCGTACGCTTCAAGACAATGAAGTAGATGAACTTGTGCAATCAATCATCACGCATGTAAAAAAGACTTTGGCCGCTGAGCTAAGATAA
- a CDS encoding integration host factor subunit alpha: protein MATLTKAEISEKLADVYGFNKREAKELVEDFFQEIIDVLVGGECVKISGFGNFELRDKNSRPGRNPRTGEEVPIMARRVVTFKPGQKLRIKIDSNE, encoded by the coding sequence ATGGCAACTTTAACGAAAGCAGAGATTTCTGAAAAACTAGCCGATGTATATGGCTTTAATAAGCGTGAAGCAAAAGAGTTGGTCGAAGATTTTTTTCAAGAAATTATAGATGTCCTGGTTGGTGGTGAATGTGTTAAGATTTCAGGGTTTGGGAATTTTGAACTCAGAGATAAAAATTCACGTCCAGGTCGGAATCCGAGAACGGGTGAAGAGGTGCCTATTATGGCTAGACGGGTTGTTACCTTTAAACCAGGCCAAAAACTCAGAATAAAAATTGATAGCAATGAGTAA
- the infC gene encoding translation initiation factor IF-3 yields the protein MAVRRGRPRPQQPEAPKDNINEAISAKEVRLIDQDGEQVGVVPTKQALALAIEAGLDLVEIAAKAEPPVCRIMDYGKFVYQQQKKQHEAKKNQKQVQVKEVKFRPGTEEGDYQVKLRNLMRFLEQGDRVKVTIWFRGREITHKELGMKMLERIKDDVQEVAAVEQEPKMEGRQMQMMIAPTKKGK from the coding sequence ATCGCTGTAAGAAGAGGTCGACCAAGACCACAACAACCCGAAGCACCAAAAGACAATATTAATGAAGCAATAAGTGCTAAAGAAGTACGCTTAATTGATCAGGATGGTGAGCAGGTAGGTGTCGTTCCTACCAAACAAGCATTGGCTTTAGCCATAGAAGCAGGTCTAGACCTTGTTGAGATTGCAGCGAAAGCAGAACCTCCAGTATGCAGGATAATGGACTATGGTAAGTTTGTTTATCAGCAGCAGAAGAAGCAGCACGAAGCTAAAAAGAATCAAAAGCAAGTGCAGGTAAAAGAAGTTAAGTTTCGCCCAGGAACTGAGGAAGGTGACTATCAGGTAAAGCTTCGCAACCTGATGCGTTTTCTTGAACAGGGTGATCGCGTCAAAGTGACTATTTGGTTTCGTGGACGTGAAATTACCCATAAGGAACTGGGAATGAAGATGTTGGAGCGCATTAAAGACGATGTTCAAGAGGTTGCGGCCGTTGAGCAAGAGCCTAAAATGGAAGGTCGTCAGATGCAAATGATGATTGCGCCAACAAAAAAAGGTAAGTAG
- the rpmI gene encoding 50S ribosomal protein L35: protein MPKIKSHSGAAKRFKKTGSGRFKCKQSHLRHILTKKSTKRKRQLRAPNMIHDHDVAMVRRMLPYL, encoded by the coding sequence ATGCCAAAAATTAAATCACATAGTGGCGCAGCAAAGCGCTTCAAAAAAACTGGCTCAGGTCGTTTCAAGTGTAAACAGTCTCACTTGCGCCATATCCTGACTAAAAAATCAACTAAGCGTAAGCGTCAGTTGCGTGCGCCTAACATGATCCATGACCACGACGTGGCTATGGTTCGTCGTATGTTACCGTACTTATAG
- the rplT gene encoding 50S ribosomal protein L20, with product MARVKRGVTARAAHKKVMKAAKGYYGARRKQFTTANQAVIKAGQYAYRDRRQRKRQFRRLWIARINAAARINGMTYSRFINGLSKAGVAVDRKVLSDIAVHDAAAFSAIAEKAKAALV from the coding sequence ATGGCAAGAGTTAAAAGAGGCGTTACGGCCCGTGCTGCGCACAAAAAAGTAATGAAAGCCGCGAAGGGTTATTATGGTGCCCGTCGCAAGCAGTTTACTACGGCTAATCAAGCTGTCATTAAAGCAGGTCAGTATGCATACCGTGACCGTCGTCAAAGAAAGCGTCAATTCCGTCGTTTATGGATTGCGCGTATCAATGCGGCTGCGCGTATTAATGGTATGACTTACAGCCGTTTTATCAACGGTTTGAGTAAAGCGGGTGTTGCAGTTGACCGTAAGGTTCTATCTGATATTGCTGTTCATGATGCGGCGGCTTTTTCTGCTATTGCAGAAAAAGCAAAAGCTGCTTTAGTTTAA
- the pheS gene encoding phenylalanine--tRNA ligase subunit alpha, whose translation MQSILHDLLDQVKHKIATIDELASLDQLRVEFLGKKAQVTQLMKTLGGLSAQERPLAGQLINEAKQAIQQLLNEKKSHLEAAELAKKLAQESVDVTLPGRRLDLGGLHPVTRTLRRIETLFTRSGFEVATGPEIEDDWHNFGALNIPETHPARAMHDTFYVDESTVLRTHTSGVQIRIMENHQPPIRIIAPGRVYRCDSDQTHTPMFHQVEGLIVEKDANFAQLMNLLTDFLRHFFEDENLKTRFRPSYFPFTEPSAEVDIATDLFGEGRWVEVLGCGMVHPNVLLNVGIDPEKYTGLAFGLGVERLAMLRYGVKDLRQFFENDLRFLRQFK comes from the coding sequence ATGCAATCAATCTTGCACGATCTGCTTGACCAAGTTAAACATAAAATTGCAACCATCGATGAGTTGGCTAGTCTTGACCAGCTACGTGTTGAGTTTTTAGGAAAAAAAGCGCAGGTTACTCAGTTAATGAAAACACTGGGTGGCCTTAGTGCGCAAGAGCGGCCATTGGCAGGGCAGCTTATTAATGAGGCTAAGCAAGCAATTCAGCAGCTTTTAAATGAAAAGAAGTCTCATCTTGAGGCTGCAGAGCTGGCCAAAAAATTAGCACAAGAATCTGTGGATGTAACCTTGCCGGGGCGTCGTTTGGATCTAGGCGGTTTGCATCCTGTTACACGCACGCTTAGACGCATTGAAACCCTATTCACACGCTCTGGTTTTGAAGTTGCGACTGGCCCCGAAATAGAGGATGATTGGCATAATTTTGGGGCATTAAATATACCAGAAACCCACCCAGCTAGAGCCATGCACGATACGTTTTATGTTGATGAATCGACAGTATTAAGAACCCACACATCGGGTGTACAAATTCGTATTATGGAAAACCATCAACCGCCTATTAGAATCATTGCGCCTGGCCGGGTGTATCGCTGTGATTCTGATCAAACCCATACGCCTATGTTTCACCAAGTTGAAGGGTTGATTGTTGAGAAGGATGCTAATTTTGCACAGTTGATGAATCTGTTAACCGATTTTTTACGGCATTTTTTCGAAGATGAAAATTTAAAAACTCGCTTTAGACCATCTTATTTTCCTTTTACAGAGCCTTCTGCCGAGGTGGATATCGCTACAGATTTATTTGGCGAAGGGCGCTGGGTTGAAGTTTTGGGTTGTGGCATGGTGCATCCTAATGTTTTGCTTAATGTTGGGATAGATCCTGAAAAATATACGGGTTTGGCGTTTGGATTAGGTGTTGAGCGTCTGGCCATGTTGCGTTACGGCGTGAAGGATTTACGACAATTCTTCGAGAATGATTTGCGCTTTTTGCGTCAGTTCAAGTAA